One Gimesia aquarii DNA segment encodes these proteins:
- a CDS encoding AI-2E family transporter — protein MPRHNLSRQKIHSGENNRITDNTDTEQDSNSIKNPESFEGVQDEITIAEKIVVSPYGRFSLIILATLGVVHALYFTRAILIPMALALVLFFLLAPLVRFLCRIRFVTESIAAGMVVITLGSVVGLASYFLADPISDWIADAPTTFRKAEQKLRFLTDPVDKIDEASEQVSKIATGSEKDDVVKVAVQQPAVTSYLLSSTLNFLAGATITVVLVYLLLAMGHRILNSVVELIPNLKNKRGFVTMIRNVEMGISRYLITITMINIGLGIMIGTVLAALGLPDPFLLGIMAATLNFIPFVGPFVGAAIVFLIGVVYLPTPAEAAIGPLIYAFINTLEGNVITPMILGRSMKLNPALVFICIVFWGWAWGVAGILLAVPLIGMIKISCDHFKSLQPVSRVLSG, from the coding sequence GTGCCTAGGCATAATCTATCTCGACAAAAAATTCATAGCGGCGAAAATAACAGAATTACTGACAATACTGACACCGAACAAGATTCCAATTCAATCAAAAATCCGGAATCATTCGAGGGTGTTCAAGACGAAATCACAATTGCTGAGAAAATTGTTGTCAGCCCTTATGGTCGTTTCTCACTGATTATTCTTGCCACTTTGGGAGTTGTACACGCGCTCTACTTTACCAGAGCGATTCTAATACCAATGGCGCTTGCCTTAGTGTTATTTTTTTTGCTGGCCCCATTAGTTCGTTTTCTATGTAGGATTCGTTTTGTTACAGAATCAATTGCCGCTGGGATGGTAGTCATTACGCTAGGTAGTGTAGTTGGACTGGCAAGTTACTTTCTTGCGGACCCCATTTCCGATTGGATTGCTGATGCCCCGACTACATTTCGCAAAGCAGAACAAAAACTACGATTCTTAACAGATCCTGTTGATAAGATTGACGAAGCCTCAGAACAAGTTTCAAAGATCGCTACGGGATCAGAAAAAGATGATGTTGTAAAAGTTGCCGTGCAACAACCGGCTGTTACGAGTTATTTATTGAGTTCTACGCTCAATTTTTTGGCAGGAGCAACCATTACGGTAGTTCTGGTTTATCTGCTCTTGGCAATGGGGCATCGGATTTTAAATTCTGTCGTAGAATTAATTCCTAATCTTAAAAATAAGCGTGGTTTCGTTACGATGATACGAAACGTAGAAATGGGAATTTCTCGTTATCTGATCACTATCACGATGATCAATATTGGTCTAGGCATCATGATTGGAACAGTGTTGGCTGCATTGGGCCTTCCCGATCCCTTTCTGCTGGGGATCATGGCAGCGACGCTTAATTTTATTCCTTTTGTCGGACCTTTTGTTGGTGCAGCAATCGTATTTTTGATTGGTGTTGTGTATCTTCCCACGCCTGCAGAAGCTGCGATTGGTCCGTTGATTTATGCATTCATCAATACTTTAGAAGGAAATGTTATTACGCCGATGATTCTCGGTCGATCAATGAAACTGAACCCCGCATTAGTCTTTATTTGTATTGTTTTTTGGGGATGGGCATGGGGAGTTGCCGGTATTTTGCTTGCAGTCCCACTGATTGGAATGATTAAAATTTCTTGCGACCATTTCAAGTCGCTCCAACCTGTTTCGCGTGTTCTCTCAGGTTAG
- a CDS encoding phage holin family protein — protein MNERNGQPKMEQASNMKSHLGDLGADLITLSELQLELIAVDTRDATREATYPAILACLALGVALGVCPVALLGLSWWLSDFTELSQAASSLIAASIGMLIAASLFFFAWKGFKQSFTLLKRSRTELQSNIQWIKKILSEKHRYHQEMV, from the coding sequence ATGAATGAACGTAATGGTCAACCAAAAATGGAACAAGCTAGCAATATGAAGTCTCACTTAGGGGACTTGGGAGCGGATCTCATTACTCTCAGCGAGTTACAACTGGAATTGATCGCTGTAGATACGCGAGATGCCACAAGAGAAGCCACCTATCCCGCTATTTTAGCTTGTCTAGCACTAGGAGTGGCTCTTGGTGTCTGTCCTGTCGCGTTGCTTGGGTTGTCGTGGTGGTTGAGTGATTTTACTGAACTCAGCCAGGCAGCTTCGTCACTCATTGCTGCGAGTATTGGAATGTTAATCGCGGCAAGCCTCTTTTTCTTCGCCTGGAAAGGGTTCAAGCAGAGTTTTACATTGCTTAAGCGTTCGCGTACTGAATTACAAAGTAACATCCAATGGATAAAAAAAATACTTTCCGAGAAACACCGTTACCATCAAGAAATGGTATAG
- a CDS encoding RHS repeat domain-containing protein produces MSNQQWHLRVSDQILLSLDRVTPAGCDVADAFTGDYILDLIERSPKQCCWEINFPKMCDLNRVDLWVSLQSNGRFAAQVKMNGGIDGPVWSANNIEVFSGVLKLSMDTKKQSQVIAGARWPDSIDVEPITATALQESFYIPLTPEPENNPMMMGVGGSSSGSGGNCPSVTEVVVVENATKQTETKFAAVQNNEGVKSKLNAELGSGSCSEMKWKVDSVEKSPGCEVEIDLDTQKVIPLEILCVEDDSSLWTGTLEVTANVTDSCPPGGTTGEDDTGDDDACGPCGCTSSGCGCNLNGEPQISPYDNTVIQAGDDYSNIPAGSCNSGVSGTGPSSPAASPLTGNLFDTWRTPKSGPQDVQPTLRYNSLRASYESPFGYGVDNYHSSRVSPAGTSAVLNNGLGGTFFYTDKDVNGDYLAPNNASSALQELSGGGWKETPVNGFEKHYNADGLMEKIVSPTGDIWTFTHDANDLLTTAVAPTGRVVTYSYDNNNKIRTITDPVNRVTTYTVDPSGNLTEIIRPDSTSVEMNYDANHRLTAYVAPNADRTTYTYDTEGRVTHIERPAGNNTTLTYASGANVITDPDGNRTTLMFDSEGRRTKRILPSGSTTEWIWDTDGLVAMVHPNGARNTVTYSMQSNRTKRMGQFTDAGGNSFDYTYNAAGKVSTVVDQAGHRTTLTYDANGNRTQLADALGNIYTAVYDSSGRIIANVNPLGQRNTYVYDTLGNLSARVTPNGKRTTYTYDSAGRVETETSPENLVTTYVRDCPACDEVTAEIDPAGNRTTYTYDDMGRRTSTTDPAGNTTTTIYDTAGNVEAMVDPLGNRTTYSYDGNNNQISVTNPANEISTSVYDSANRLTVDIDPAALRTTYGYDVNGNQFSVTDPAGNITTTVYDNQNRAIATIDPSGNRTTFSYDSVGNQVATENPLGDIGTTVYDAERRVVATVDPLGNRTTTTYGEAGNVTSRINPLGNISTTIYDTFGREEATVDPEGNRTTFVYDAQSQLIATINPLGNRTTNIYDANGQIEAVINPLGNRTTTVYDSAGRVEAVVNSLGNRTTTVYDSAGRNVASIDPLGNRTTSVYDNLGRVEATIDPLGNRTTTVFDSTGRTSATIDALGNRTTFLYDSAGRNESTINALGDRTTTVYDSAGREEAIINALNERTTTVYDAAGRVAATINTDGNRLTMVYDAADRIKATINYENQRTTTVYDAAGQTIATIDHEGNRFTTTFDAAGQPVTSVDPQNNVTTTIYDDNGQPTVTIDPFGNRTTIVYDATGQPEVNIDPLGHRTTTTYDAATQPTAVKNALGNVTTTVYDAVGNTRALVDPQGNRNTFLYDAANRETEQEDPLNRITTSAYDAAGRQTLRIDPRGFRTTYSYDANDNLTGRAYPDSSRATFVFDALNQMTTVEDSTGRLTTVYDAISRRVSVTDPASKTITYSYDAEGNRSTMIDPDEGRFTYTYNPDNLLITLINPQNDRTTYSYDEQNRQIGIQRANLTRTSFSYDANSQIVNLVHRKSDNSVIDSFGYTYDAAGNRVSIIEADNSRTTYSYDATNQLTSTHRTGTTSYSATFTYDASGNRIKHEKDTVLTRFEYDVANQLTVQIDAAGRTTYTFDAAGNQQVVLEPSMNRTTTTWNYENQPTVYEAPTNALVTMTYNPENRRTSKETVSYKNNFIWDVESDNVLLETDDFNVTQVVYTNDPFEFGYLVSQRRSNITNWYHFDALGSTRDLTNSSETITDSYLYDAWGNQLTTTGTTTNPFRWTGNVGYYYDTELESYYIRARVYEPTIGRWLSTDPLGFVDGFGLYLAYFIPNGVDPSGMVCQCCKWCETIEGDYDWDPIANPFFGGGGTITHYFVRPKGCGTKEESVPFSDCGRGVGRYSCCDNPGYANTLLVQLNVYRWNGAAEKKHASASVEMANKIFKKCCIKFDWSGTLTDTKKNAGGYRRELPLSAVLPAFPSEHEILTEFNRDKQLDVHFVPGFWDLLNRGIDLPQGVAYKIGSDPVAIKTGKPELMAHEIGHALGLSHEYDVNNLMHPSSGSSYWFFPYENNLTAKQCSDARKIAKGKYQDK; encoded by the coding sequence ATGTCGAATCAACAATGGCATTTACGAGTTTCAGATCAAATCCTCCTTTCCTTGGACCGTGTCACTCCCGCTGGCTGCGACGTAGCGGACGCATTCACGGGTGATTACATACTCGACCTCATTGAACGAAGTCCCAAACAATGTTGTTGGGAGATCAATTTCCCGAAGATGTGTGATTTAAATCGAGTCGACCTCTGGGTCTCACTGCAAAGCAATGGTCGTTTTGCAGCCCAGGTGAAAATGAATGGAGGAATTGATGGTCCTGTGTGGAGTGCGAACAACATTGAAGTATTCAGCGGAGTCCTCAAGCTCAGTATGGATACTAAAAAACAGTCTCAAGTGATTGCCGGTGCGCGTTGGCCGGACAGCATTGATGTTGAACCAATCACTGCCACAGCGTTACAAGAATCATTTTATATTCCTCTCACACCGGAACCAGAAAACAATCCGATGATGATGGGAGTCGGTGGTAGCAGCAGTGGGAGTGGTGGAAACTGTCCGTCCGTCACAGAAGTTGTTGTTGTCGAGAATGCCACTAAGCAAACTGAAACCAAATTTGCGGCAGTCCAGAATAATGAGGGAGTAAAATCAAAGTTGAATGCGGAATTAGGCTCTGGTTCCTGTTCTGAGATGAAGTGGAAGGTCGATTCCGTAGAAAAATCACCTGGCTGTGAAGTCGAAATCGATCTGGATACCCAAAAGGTAATTCCTCTGGAGATTTTGTGTGTGGAGGATGACAGCTCACTCTGGACGGGAACACTTGAAGTAACTGCCAATGTAACTGATTCTTGCCCCCCTGGAGGAACAACGGGCGAGGATGACACAGGCGATGACGATGCATGCGGCCCATGTGGATGTACTTCTTCAGGATGTGGTTGCAATCTCAACGGAGAGCCGCAGATTTCTCCCTATGATAACACGGTTATACAAGCCGGGGATGATTATAGTAATATACCTGCTGGCTCCTGTAATAGTGGTGTTTCTGGCACAGGCCCTAGTTCACCTGCCGCTTCTCCGCTTACTGGCAACTTGTTTGATACCTGGAGAACTCCCAAGTCAGGACCACAGGATGTTCAGCCAACTCTCAGGTATAATTCACTGCGGGCGAGCTACGAGAGTCCGTTTGGGTATGGTGTCGACAATTACCATTCCTCCCGAGTCAGTCCCGCTGGAACTTCGGCTGTGCTTAACAATGGTCTGGGGGGGACTTTTTTCTATACCGACAAAGATGTCAATGGTGATTATCTGGCCCCCAATAATGCTTCCAGTGCACTCCAGGAACTCTCCGGTGGTGGCTGGAAAGAGACTCCCGTCAACGGCTTTGAAAAACATTATAATGCCGATGGTTTGATGGAAAAAATCGTGAGTCCCACGGGAGATATCTGGACTTTCACACATGATGCAAACGATCTGCTCACGACGGCGGTTGCTCCCACTGGCAGAGTAGTGACCTACAGTTATGACAATAATAACAAGATACGAACAATTACCGATCCAGTAAATCGTGTCACAACTTATACAGTTGACCCCAGCGGCAATCTGACGGAAATCATCCGCCCTGACAGCACCAGCGTCGAGATGAATTACGATGCCAACCACCGGCTGACTGCCTATGTCGCGCCGAATGCGGATCGCACGACTTATACTTACGATACTGAAGGACGTGTCACGCACATCGAACGTCCAGCAGGAAACAATACGACACTGACTTATGCATCCGGGGCCAATGTTATTACCGATCCTGATGGTAATAGAACGACACTGATGTTTGACAGTGAAGGGAGACGTACAAAGAGAATCCTTCCTTCCGGCTCTACAACCGAATGGATCTGGGACACCGATGGTCTGGTGGCAATGGTTCACCCCAATGGAGCGCGAAATACGGTCACTTATAGCATGCAATCTAATCGAACCAAGCGAATGGGACAATTTACCGATGCTGGTGGTAACAGTTTTGATTATACTTATAATGCTGCGGGAAAGGTTTCAACTGTCGTTGACCAGGCAGGGCACCGGACAACGCTTACTTATGATGCAAATGGAAATCGAACTCAACTGGCTGATGCACTCGGAAATATTTACACAGCCGTGTATGATTCCTCCGGTCGAATTATTGCGAATGTCAATCCCCTTGGTCAACGAAACACCTATGTCTATGACACACTGGGAAATCTTTCCGCCCGAGTGACTCCCAATGGAAAACGCACAACCTACACCTATGATAGTGCGGGTCGTGTCGAGACAGAAACCTCTCCGGAAAATTTGGTGACGACTTATGTGCGTGATTGCCCTGCCTGCGATGAAGTCACTGCAGAAATAGATCCTGCTGGTAACCGAACCACTTACACTTATGATGACATGGGTCGTCGCACGTCAACCACAGATCCAGCCGGTAATACAACGACCACAATCTATGATACTGCTGGCAACGTCGAAGCAATGGTCGACCCTCTCGGAAATCGCACCACCTACAGCTATGATGGAAATAACAATCAAATCAGCGTCACCAATCCTGCGAATGAAATTAGCACCTCGGTCTATGATTCGGCTAACCGACTGACCGTTGATATTGATCCGGCAGCCCTCCGCACCACTTATGGTTATGATGTCAATGGAAATCAATTCAGCGTCACAGATCCGGCAGGTAACATCACGACCACTGTTTATGATAATCAGAATCGTGCTATTGCCACCATCGATCCATCAGGGAATCGTACGACATTTAGTTACGATTCGGTGGGTAATCAAGTCGCTACCGAGAATCCGCTCGGTGACATTGGCACCACTGTTTATGATGCCGAACGCCGTGTGGTTGCAACCGTTGATCCGCTAGGAAATCGAACGACGACAACGTATGGTGAAGCAGGGAATGTCACATCCAGAATCAACCCCTTAGGCAATATCTCAACCACCATCTACGATACCTTTGGTCGCGAAGAAGCGACCGTTGATCCGGAAGGCAACCGCACAACATTCGTTTATGACGCACAGAGCCAGTTGATTGCCACCATCAATCCTCTCGGAAATCGGACGACGAATATTTACGATGCTAATGGGCAAATCGAAGCTGTTATCAATCCACTGGGGAATCGAACCACAACAGTTTACGATTCCGCAGGGAGGGTGGAGGCAGTGGTGAACTCGTTGGGGAATCGAACCACAACTGTTTATGATTCTGCCGGACGCAATGTCGCCTCCATCGATCCATTGGGCAATCGTACCACATCGGTTTATGACAATTTAGGTCGTGTGGAAGCCACCATTGATCCCCTGGGTAATCGGACCACCACAGTTTTTGATTCGACAGGGCGGACTTCCGCCACGATTGATGCTCTCGGCAATCGCACCACATTTTTGTATGACTCAGCGGGGCGTAACGAATCAACGATTAACGCACTCGGAGATCGGACAACAACCGTGTACGACTCTGCCGGGAGAGAGGAAGCGATCATCAATGCGCTCAATGAAAGAACAACGACGGTTTATGATGCAGCCGGTCGAGTAGCAGCTACGATCAATACGGACGGTAATCGTTTAACAATGGTTTATGACGCGGCAGATCGTATCAAAGCAACCATCAATTATGAAAATCAGCGCACAACCACAGTTTACGATGCCGCCGGTCAGACGATTGCTACCATTGATCATGAAGGTAACCGATTTACAACGACCTTCGATGCTGCTGGTCAACCAGTGACGTCGGTTGATCCACAAAATAACGTGACAACAACAATATACGACGACAATGGTCAACCCACGGTGACCATTGACCCCTTCGGTAACCGTACCACGATTGTTTATGACGCGACCGGACAACCTGAAGTAAACATTGATCCGTTGGGGCACAGAACTACCACCACCTACGATGCTGCCACCCAACCGACGGCAGTGAAAAATGCACTCGGAAATGTAACAACCACAGTGTACGACGCCGTCGGTAACACAAGAGCGTTGGTTGATCCTCAGGGAAATCGCAACACGTTCCTGTATGATGCAGCCAATCGGGAAACCGAGCAGGAAGACCCGCTAAATCGTATCACAACATCCGCTTATGACGCCGCAGGTCGTCAGACATTACGAATTGATCCACGCGGTTTTCGGACGACGTACTCCTATGATGCAAACGACAATCTAACGGGGCGCGCGTATCCGGATAGTTCGCGAGCAACTTTTGTTTTTGACGCGCTCAATCAGATGACTACAGTGGAAGATAGTACGGGGCGTCTTACAACCGTTTATGACGCTATCTCCAGGAGAGTCTCGGTGACCGATCCTGCCAGTAAGACGATTACATATAGTTATGATGCTGAAGGAAATCGTTCGACAATGATCGATCCCGATGAAGGCCGGTTTACTTATACTTATAATCCGGATAATTTATTAATCACTCTGATCAATCCCCAAAACGATCGTACGACTTACTCGTATGACGAACAAAATCGGCAGATTGGAATTCAACGAGCCAATCTGACACGAACATCATTTAGCTATGATGCAAACAGTCAGATTGTCAATCTGGTGCATCGCAAGTCAGACAATTCAGTGATAGACAGTTTTGGTTACACTTATGATGCTGCCGGGAATCGTGTGTCGATCATAGAAGCGGACAATTCTCGCACGACTTATAGCTATGATGCAACGAATCAACTCACCAGCACGCATCGCACGGGAACCACTTCCTACAGTGCGACCTTTACCTACGATGCGTCCGGCAATCGGATCAAACACGAAAAAGATACCGTGTTAACACGCTTTGAATACGATGTGGCGAACCAGTTAACTGTTCAGATCGATGCAGCTGGGAGAACGACTTATACATTTGATGCGGCCGGAAATCAGCAAGTGGTTCTTGAACCAAGCATGAATCGCACTACGACGACTTGGAATTATGAAAATCAGCCTACTGTTTATGAGGCCCCTACCAATGCACTGGTAACAATGACTTACAATCCAGAAAATCGTCGGACTTCCAAAGAAACAGTTAGCTATAAGAATAACTTCATTTGGGATGTCGAAAGCGATAACGTACTGCTGGAAACCGATGATTTTAATGTTACACAAGTCGTTTACACAAATGACCCGTTTGAATTCGGTTATCTGGTTAGTCAACGTCGCAGCAACATCACGAATTGGTATCATTTCGATGCACTGGGTTCCACACGCGATCTGACGAACAGCTCGGAAACGATTACGGACAGTTATCTGTACGACGCCTGGGGCAACCAACTCACAACCACCGGCACTACCACTAACCCGTTCAGATGGACAGGAAACGTCGGCTACTACTACGATACAGAGTTGGAAAGCTACTACATCCGAGCCAGAGTCTACGAACCAACCATCGGAAGATGGCTCAGCACTGATCCGTTAGGGTTTGTTGATGGTTTCGGTTTGTATCTGGCTTACTTTATACCGAACGGTGTGGATCCGAGCGGGATGGTTTGTCAGTGTTGTAAATGGTGTGAAACCATAGAAGGTGATTATGACTGGGACCCTATTGCTAATCCATTCTTCGGAGGGGGAGGAACCATTACCCACTACTTTGTGCGGCCAAAGGGTTGTGGTACGAAAGAAGAATCAGTGCCATTTTCAGATTGTGGAAGGGGAGTAGGACGCTATTCGTGTTGTGACAATCCTGGCTATGCAAATACATTATTAGTGCAGTTGAATGTGTACCGTTGGAATGGTGCAGCTGAAAAAAAACACGCATCTGCTTCTGTAGAAATGGCCAACAAAATCTTTAAAAAATGCTGCATCAAATTTGATTGGTCTGGAACGCTCACGGATACAAAAAAGAATGCTGGTGGCTATAGACGCGAACTGCCACTATCAGCTGTCCTACCCGCCTTTCCCTCGGAGCACGAGATTCTTACGGAATTCAATAGAGACAAACAATTAGATGTACATTTTGTGCCAGGATTTTGGGATTTGTTAAACCGTGGAATCGATCTTCCGCAGGGAGTAGCTTATAAGATTGGCTCTGATCCCGTCGCTATCAAGACCGGTAAACCAGAATTAATGGCACACGAGATAGGTCACGCATTAGGACTATCTCACGAGTACGACGTAAACAATTTGATGCACCCATCGTCCGGGTCGAGCTATTGGTTTTTTCCTTACGAGAACAATTTGACCGCAAAACAGTGTAGTGACGCCCGAAAGATAGCAAAAGGAAAATACCAGGACAAATAA
- a CDS encoding PP2C family protein-serine/threonine phosphatase produces MAGKMDCFGLSHIGSKQSLNQDQFLIADLEKAMRIHSSSLGLDDHSRMFGNSQGKLLLVADGMGRDAAGDQASRIATESITRYVLNTMPWFLRLDEQSDDDLHDELVEALQRCEKRVEIDVQQHPEREGMGTTLTMAYLIWPRLYLVHAGNSRCYLFRQSKLKQITKDHSLAEELVFSGVLEVDEVPEIWENTLVNLIGGHDDSDLNPDVHKARLQIGDTLLLCTDGLTKYVSDFKISEILSQNASADETCTRLVNQAKDDGGSDNITVIVARFLDSGDQDVAISETIDTETGCSVEQTKTKTF; encoded by the coding sequence ATGGCAGGTAAAATGGATTGCTTTGGCTTATCACATATTGGCTCTAAACAATCTTTGAACCAAGATCAGTTCTTAATTGCTGATCTCGAGAAAGCTATGCGAATTCATTCAAGCAGTCTAGGGTTGGATGACCACTCCAGGATGTTCGGTAATTCACAGGGCAAATTATTACTGGTTGCTGATGGAATGGGTAGAGACGCTGCTGGAGATCAGGCGAGCCGCATTGCAACCGAAAGCATTACCCGATATGTGTTGAATACTATGCCCTGGTTTCTGAGACTTGATGAACAATCGGATGATGACTTGCATGATGAACTTGTAGAAGCACTCCAACGATGTGAAAAACGTGTCGAAATCGATGTTCAACAACACCCTGAACGTGAAGGCATGGGTACAACATTGACTATGGCATATTTGATTTGGCCACGCTTGTATCTTGTTCATGCAGGTAATAGTCGATGTTATTTGTTTCGACAATCGAAATTGAAACAGATTACAAAAGATCATAGTCTAGCTGAGGAACTCGTATTTAGTGGAGTTTTAGAAGTTGATGAAGTGCCAGAAATCTGGGAGAATACGTTAGTCAACTTGATTGGAGGGCATGATGATAGTGACCTGAATCCCGATGTCCACAAGGCACGATTGCAAATTGGAGATACACTTTTATTATGCACTGATGGCTTAACAAAATACGTTTCAGATTTCAAGATTTCTGAAATTCTAAGCCAGAATGCCTCGGCTGATGAGACTTGTACCCGTTTAGTCAATCAAGCCAAAGACGATGGTGGATCAGATAACATCACAGTCATCGTAGCTCGTTTCCTGGATAGTGGTGACCAGGACGTGGCTATTTCAGAGACGATTGATACCGAAACTGGTTGTAGTGTAGAACAGACTAAAACAAAAACATTTTAG
- a CDS encoding CsbD family protein: MTTREEIHGQWNELRGRIQERWGQLSSNDLDELEGNTDQLVGKIQQKTGETSQKIEAELESIVENLSQSASSATERIGETVKKVQEQFSQVSDVAREQYECASESVQEGYRQAEQTIRKHPAESVAVAFGTGLIAGVIVSLVWRR, translated from the coding sequence ATGACGACTCGTGAAGAAATACATGGTCAATGGAATGAACTTCGTGGTCGTATTCAAGAACGATGGGGGCAGCTTAGTTCCAACGACCTGGATGAATTAGAAGGTAATACCGACCAACTCGTTGGTAAAATTCAGCAAAAAACGGGTGAAACCAGCCAGAAAATCGAAGCAGAACTTGAATCAATTGTTGAAAACCTATCACAGTCGGCATCTTCAGCTACTGAAAGAATTGGTGAGACTGTCAAAAAAGTACAAGAACAATTTTCACAGGTAAGCGATGTTGCCCGTGAGCAGTACGAGTGTGCTAGTGAATCAGTTCAAGAAGGATATCGTCAGGCAGAACAGACTATCCGCAAACACCCGGCCGAATCAGTTGCCGTCGCCTTTGGAACCGGTTTGATTGCAGGTGTGATTGTAAGCTTGGTTTGGCGCCGATAA
- a CDS encoding leucine-rich repeat domain-containing protein — MKNISSMSNHGIFNTFIFLLLCSGCGQTDEPATDSIKALGGIIISDDMGNVIRVDFSSSMIYDFSDRTISDAGLVHLKGLTNLTTLNLAGTKISDAGLEHLKELTRLTTLDLRHTDISDAGLVHLEKLTNLTTLDLGYTNISDAGLVHLKGLTNLTTLDLAGTKVSDAGLVHLKGLTNLTTLNLAGTNISGAGLVHLKELSNLTTLDLSSTNITDSGLVHLKGLTNLTTLDLYNTKISDAGLVHLKELTNLTILFLGMTDISDAGLVHLKGLTNLTKLNLANTKISDAGLVHLKELTNLTTLDLSSTKVSDAGLVHLKGLTRLTLLWLLKTKVTEEGVMKLNAAIPDCLIHH, encoded by the coding sequence ATGAAGAATATTTCCTCAATGAGCAATCATGGTATTTTCAATACTTTCATTTTCCTTCTGTTGTGTAGCGGATGTGGACAGACGGATGAACCTGCTACCGATTCGATCAAGGCACTTGGGGGAATAATTATTAGTGATGACATGGGCAATGTCATACGAGTCGATTTTTCTAGCAGCATGATCTATGACTTTTCTGACAGAACCATCAGTGATGCAGGACTTGTGCATCTTAAAGGGCTGACCAATCTGACCACATTGAACCTTGCAGGCACCAAGATCAGTGACGCAGGACTTGAGCATCTTAAAGAGCTGACCAGACTAACGACATTGGACCTTCGACACACCGACATCAGTGACGCAGGACTTGTGCATCTTGAAAAGCTAACCAATCTGACCACATTAGACCTTGGGTACACCAACATCAGTGATGCAGGACTTGTGCATCTCAAAGGGCTGACCAATCTGACCACATTGGACCTTGCAGGCACCAAAGTCAGTGATGCAGGACTTGTGCATCTTAAAGGGCTGACCAATCTGACCACATTGAACCTTGCAGGCACCAACATCAGTGGCGCAGGACTTGTGCATCTTAAAGAGCTGAGCAATCTGACGACACTGGACCTTTCAAGCACCAACATCACTGACTCAGGACTTGTGCATCTTAAAGGGCTGACCAATCTGACCACATTGGACCTTTACAACACCAAAATCAGTGATGCAGGACTTGTGCATCTTAAAGAACTGACCAATCTCACGATATTGTTCCTTGGGATGACCGACATCAGTGATGCAGGACTTGTGCATCTCAAAGGGCTGACCAATCTGACCAAATTGAACCTTGCAAACACCAAAATCAGTGATGCAGGACTTGTGCATCTTAAAGAGCTGACCAATCTGACCACATTGGACCTTTCAAGCACCAAAGTCAGTGATGCAGGACTTGTGCATCTTAAAGGGCTGACCAGACTAACTCTTTTATGGTTGTTAAAAACTAAAGTCACGGAAGAGGGAGTGATGAAATTGAATGCAGCAATACCCGATTGCTTGATTCATCATTGA